In Citrus sinensis cultivar Valencia sweet orange chromosome 4, DVS_A1.0, whole genome shotgun sequence, one DNA window encodes the following:
- the LOC102626323 gene encoding glutathione S-transferase F9-like, which translates to MVVKVYGPQITESRAIIRYYAEKYKSQGTTDLLGRTVEERGLVEQWLEVEAHNFHPPIYQMTTQILFFAKRGLPADENLIKESEEKLGKVLDVYEERLSKSKYLAGDFFSLADLSHLPFTQYLVGPMEKEYMIRDRKHVSAWWDDISNRLSWKKVLELY; encoded by the exons ATGGTGGTAAAGGTGTACGGTCCTCAAATTACAG AATCGCGAGCTATCATAAGGTATTATGCCGAGAAGTACAAGTCTCAAGGAACAACCGATCTTCTGGGAAGAACAGTTGAAGAAAGAGGCCTGGTGGAACAATGGCTGGAAGTAGAGGCACACAActttcacccaccaatttacCAGATGACCAcgcaaattttatttttcgcGAAGAGGGGACTTCCTGCCGATGAGAATTTGATAAAGGAGAGCGAGGAAAAGCTTGGAAAAGTTCTCGACGTTTACGAGGAGAGGCTGTCGAAGAGCAAGTATTTGGCCGGGGATTTCTTCAGCCTGGCTGATCTGAGCCACCTTCCATTTACTCAATACTTGGTTGGGCCGATGGAGAAGGAGTATATGATTAGAGACAGGAAGCATGTGAGTGCCTGGTGGGATGATATTAGCAACAGGCTATCCTGGAAGAAAGTCCTTGAGCTTTATTAG